The Hyalangium gracile genome has a window encoding:
- the tgt gene encoding tRNA guanosine(34) transglycosylase Tgt produces the protein MAVRFELLSTDPTGARAGVLHTRRGSFPTPMFMPVATHAAFRHLGMEEVWDTGARILLANTYHLMLRPGAEVFRKFGGIHPFMKWDGAVLTDSGGFQIFSLPEDRHIEEKGAHFRSFYDNSRQLLSPESSIAMQQAINSEIMMVLDVCIDSRTDEAGTREAMERTHRWALRSLAAKEKSSTGQALFAIVQGGVHSRLRDESAAFLTPHPFDGFAIGGLAVGETKEERETMTARVTASLPTDKPRYLMGVGTPMDLVEAVMRGVDMFDCIIPTKMAQQGYAYTFQGLVRITRMVHRLDDSPLDPACDCLICKRYTRGYLQHLMRGKHHLGSRMLSIHNVRHYQLLMGRLREAILRGSYAQVYSELKATISPPKELRGEVSPDTVTLKEVG, from the coding sequence ATGGCTGTCCGCTTCGAGCTCCTCTCCACCGATCCCACCGGGGCCCGCGCCGGGGTGCTGCACACCCGCCGAGGCTCGTTCCCCACCCCCATGTTCATGCCGGTGGCCACCCACGCCGCCTTCCGCCACCTGGGCATGGAGGAGGTGTGGGATACGGGGGCCCGCATCCTCCTGGCCAACACCTACCACCTCATGCTCAGGCCCGGCGCAGAGGTGTTCCGCAAGTTCGGCGGCATCCACCCCTTCATGAAGTGGGACGGGGCGGTGCTGACGGACTCCGGCGGCTTCCAGATCTTCTCGCTGCCCGAGGATCGCCACATCGAGGAGAAGGGCGCGCACTTCCGCAGCTTCTACGACAACAGCCGGCAGCTGCTCAGCCCCGAGTCCAGCATCGCCATGCAGCAGGCGATCAACTCGGAGATCATGATGGTGCTGGACGTGTGCATCGACTCGCGCACGGACGAGGCCGGCACCCGCGAGGCCATGGAGCGCACCCACCGCTGGGCCCTGCGCAGCCTGGCCGCCAAGGAGAAGTCGTCCACCGGCCAGGCCCTCTTCGCCATCGTCCAGGGCGGGGTGCACTCCCGGCTCCGGGACGAGAGCGCCGCCTTCCTCACCCCGCACCCCTTCGACGGCTTCGCCATCGGCGGGCTCGCGGTGGGCGAGACGAAGGAGGAGCGCGAGACGATGACGGCCCGCGTGACGGCCTCGCTGCCCACGGACAAGCCGCGCTACCTGATGGGCGTGGGCACCCCCATGGATCTGGTCGAGGCGGTGATGCGCGGCGTGGACATGTTCGACTGCATCATCCCCACGAAGATGGCGCAGCAGGGCTACGCCTACACCTTCCAGGGCCTGGTCCGGATTACCCGCATGGTGCACCGGCTGGACGACTCGCCGCTGGATCCCGCCTGTGACTGCCTCATCTGCAAGCGCTACACGCGCGGCTACCTGCAGCACCTGATGCGCGGCAAGCACCACCTGGGCTCGCGGATGCTCTCCATCCACAACGTGCGCCACTATCAGCTGCTCATGGGCCGGCTGCGCGAGGCCATCCTCCGCGGCTCCTATGCCCAGGTGTACTCCGAGCTGAAGGCCACCATCTCCCCGCCGAAGGAGCTGCGCGGGGAGGTCTCGCCCGACACCGTCACGCTGAAGGAAGTGGGCTGA
- a CDS encoding DUF2914 domain-containing protein, giving the protein MSHTSWKFLLPCLLISTAALAAGKADVKVGTAIEKYEVMGASDTFKVSPETKLYAGTKVSGIENDKVTVLWQKEGKDASKVELKVPRNPYRTHAYKTFRAGDSGAWTVKVVGPDGTELGSANFQVDVSG; this is encoded by the coding sequence ATGTCCCACACTTCCTGGAAGTTTCTACTGCCCTGCCTGCTGATCAGCACCGCCGCGCTCGCGGCGGGCAAGGCCGACGTGAAGGTCGGCACCGCCATCGAGAAGTACGAAGTGATGGGCGCGTCGGACACCTTCAAGGTGTCGCCCGAGACGAAGCTCTACGCGGGCACGAAGGTGTCCGGCATCGAGAACGACAAGGTGACGGTGCTCTGGCAGAAGGAGGGCAAGGACGCGTCGAAGGTGGAGCTGAAGGTCCCGCGCAACCCCTACCGGACGCACGCGTACAAGACGTTCCGCGCGGGGGACTCGGGCGCGTGGACGGTGAAGGTGGTAGGCCCGGACGGCACGGAGCTGGGCTCGGCCAACTTCCAGGTGGACGTCTCCGGCTGA
- a CDS encoding YihY/virulence factor BrkB family protein, whose product MVLPGKGMGWKEFFKTLKNEYTRDKVGDVAGALTFFGVLAIFPFMLFLVSLASVIIDPAQAQVLIKELSQVAPKEVVSILGERIQALAVSNNVGLLTVGGLGAVWAASGGMVALMTALNTVYGVEETRPFWKVRGTAILVTLVTALFSIIAAAVAVATPPLAEKLGGPFPTLVTWLRLPVAGLMMMFLWALLYFALPDVKQRFRFITPGSVVGVVIWVIASWGFSVYVANFGKYDANYGAIGGVIVMLLWMWISAQVILLGAEINAIIEHRSPEGKSPGQKVPGQGGVPVAATKTEVENGGARLPGATDFRPTPPEPAQPPSLRSTPLAAAAKWAAGFGLGIFLLRRGTRSS is encoded by the coding sequence ATGGTTCTCCCGGGCAAGGGAATGGGTTGGAAGGAGTTCTTCAAGACGCTGAAGAACGAGTACACGCGGGACAAGGTGGGCGACGTCGCGGGAGCGCTGACCTTCTTCGGAGTGCTGGCGATCTTCCCGTTCATGCTCTTCCTCGTCTCGCTGGCCAGCGTGATCATCGATCCCGCTCAGGCTCAGGTGCTGATCAAGGAACTGTCCCAGGTGGCGCCCAAGGAGGTCGTGTCGATCCTGGGTGAGCGCATCCAGGCGCTGGCTGTCAGCAACAACGTGGGGCTGTTGACGGTGGGCGGGCTCGGCGCCGTCTGGGCCGCGTCGGGCGGCATGGTGGCGCTGATGACCGCGCTCAACACCGTCTACGGTGTCGAGGAGACGCGGCCGTTCTGGAAGGTGCGCGGCACCGCCATCCTGGTGACGCTGGTGACGGCCTTGTTCTCCATCATCGCCGCGGCGGTGGCGGTGGCCACTCCCCCCCTGGCCGAGAAGCTCGGTGGGCCTTTCCCCACGCTGGTGACGTGGCTGCGCCTGCCCGTGGCGGGGCTGATGATGATGTTCCTCTGGGCGCTGCTCTATTTCGCCCTGCCGGATGTGAAGCAGCGCTTCCGGTTCATCACTCCGGGCTCCGTGGTGGGCGTCGTCATCTGGGTGATCGCCTCGTGGGGCTTCTCGGTGTACGTGGCCAACTTCGGCAAGTACGACGCGAACTATGGCGCCATCGGCGGCGTCATCGTCATGCTGCTGTGGATGTGGATCTCCGCGCAGGTCATCCTGCTGGGCGCGGAGATCAACGCGATCATCGAGCACCGCTCTCCCGAGGGGAAGTCGCCCGGCCAGAAGGTGCCGGGGCAGGGCGGCGTCCCGGTGGCGGCGACCAAGACCGAGGTGGAGAACGGCGGCGCCCGGCTGCCCGGCGCCACGGACTTCCGGCCCACGCCGCCCGAGCCCGCGCAGCCTCCGTCGCTTCGCAGCACTCCGCTGGCGGCCGCCGCGAAGTGGGCGGCTGGCTTCGGCCTGGGCATCTTCCTGCTGCGCCGCGGCACCCGGTCCTCGTGA
- a CDS encoding MnmC family methyltransferase: protein MALPNGEPGPDTSPRDGDFELVTLRNGARAVRHLGHGEVMHPSVGPWQEALRLYVEQPRLAERLRQPGPPLVLLDVGLGAATNAVAALSCARELGAERRRPLEVVSLEVELAPLRLALADASGFPFLQPFREAAEALMRDGVWEAEGLRWRLRLGNALAHLKEPLPPVDFVYFDPFSPASNPEMWTEGVLSQVRAHCRQEGEGALLMTYSAATPTRVTLLLAGFYVGAGVSTGTKGETTVAATRLEALQAPLGARWLERWRRSSSRAPHGAELTPEVEARLLAHPQWRPG from the coding sequence ATGGCACTTCCGAACGGGGAGCCCGGGCCCGACACTTCTCCGCGCGACGGCGACTTCGAGCTGGTGACGCTGCGCAACGGCGCGCGCGCCGTGCGGCACCTGGGGCACGGCGAGGTGATGCACCCGAGCGTGGGCCCCTGGCAGGAGGCGCTGCGCCTCTATGTGGAGCAGCCGCGCCTGGCCGAGCGCCTGCGCCAGCCGGGCCCGCCGCTCGTCCTGCTCGACGTGGGGCTGGGCGCCGCGACCAACGCCGTGGCCGCGCTCTCGTGCGCGCGCGAGCTGGGGGCCGAGCGCCGCCGGCCGCTCGAAGTCGTCAGCCTGGAGGTGGAGCTCGCGCCGCTGCGGCTCGCCCTGGCGGACGCTTCGGGTTTCCCCTTCCTCCAGCCCTTCCGCGAGGCCGCCGAGGCGCTCATGCGCGACGGGGTGTGGGAGGCGGAGGGGCTGCGCTGGCGGCTGCGCCTGGGCAACGCGCTGGCCCACCTGAAGGAGCCACTGCCCCCGGTGGACTTCGTCTACTTTGATCCCTTCTCGCCCGCCTCCAACCCGGAGATGTGGACCGAAGGGGTGCTCTCACAGGTGCGCGCCCACTGCCGCCAGGAGGGGGAGGGCGCCCTGCTGATGACGTACAGCGCGGCCACGCCCACCCGGGTGACGCTGCTGCTGGCGGGCTTCTATGTGGGAGCAGGGGTGTCCACCGGCACCAAGGGTGAGACGACGGTGGCGGCCACCCGCCTGGAAGCCCTGCAGGCCCCGCTGGGGGCCCGGTGGCTGGAGCGGTGGCGCCGCTCCTCCTCCAGGGCCCCACATGGGGCCGAGCTCACGCCCGAGGTCGAGGCGCGGCTGCTTGCCCATCCGCAGTGGCGCCCGGGGTGA
- a CDS encoding serine/threonine-protein kinase — protein sequence MSQSPASACLDEVELLDLADGVPSPELRERAEAHLDSCAHCREQLAGFLRARAPAVEPGNTDPTMAATTVLRGDRSSETRMPELARGTLLGRYVVLDRLGAGGMGVVYAAYDPSIDRRIVLKLLLTSAGSVGSVERHMREAQAAARTQHPNVVAVHDVGTFEDRVFIAMELVDGGTLRQHLAATRPDWREVVRLYLEAGRGLAAAHAAGVIHRDFKPDNVLVDRAGRVRVTDFGLARMAAPALPPPAPADGPSSEPAQAPAEQGKVAQTAVAGTPGYIAPEVFKGTPADARSDQYSFCVSLYEGLFGSRPSQEGARAPVGRSSVPRAVQAIVTRGLAEAPEARHASMEALLEALDRAAFPRARRRVLVAAGVGLVVVAAAVVSLRKPAACADASPRLADVWSAARKEALLRAFTATGAPTAVSLHAATGRVLDAYAQAWVGAHRDACEATRVRGEQSEAALDLRMRCLDRRRRELGALTDVLLSADKAAVLRAPEAAQALSPLSACADVEALAQPVPPPERPELAPRVEVAFGKLADARARLNAAQWKQAAERAAAVAAEAESLGYKPLLGEALLVEGMAYKDLRDDKNATSRLRRAALASLAGRDDKHAIEALVHQIHVEGEIAQRPEQVEALTEQVNALLERTGGDTLLESLLLRYRGTALSRQGRYAEGLPLLQKALSLQEQLYGKDGVELHGVLNTLGDTLKGLERLDEALALQRRAQALLEAAYGPEHPRVALVLNNQGTTLVALKRYDEALASQEKALALLERAHGPGEPVGYVVPMLSNIGANHYSLEHYEEAERFLGRALELARKNLPPGHPTRVVLSSNVAQLLLDRGRPEEAMALLRESEAEQQAASAEGRRSMWFARTFAAQGEVLLRTGQFERAVEAARKSLELLRELGAESGRAGTLPILAQALLGTGRLPEAQRAAQEAIDLHSRLSGPGGKASPESLQVLGEVLLARGDAGGARKHLEEALASWEKSEATPLTMAAARFSLARALRQARTEPERARSLATAAREALAPTPEPRRAPLADIDAFLRARD from the coding sequence ATGTCCCAGTCTCCCGCCTCCGCCTGTCTCGACGAGGTCGAGCTGCTCGATCTGGCCGACGGAGTCCCTTCTCCCGAGCTGCGCGAGCGCGCCGAGGCCCACCTCGACAGCTGCGCCCACTGCCGTGAGCAGCTCGCGGGCTTCCTGCGAGCTCGGGCCCCCGCCGTGGAACCCGGGAACACCGACCCCACCATGGCTGCCACGACCGTGCTGCGCGGTGACCGATCATCCGAGACCCGGATGCCCGAGCTCGCCCGCGGCACGCTGCTCGGGCGCTATGTCGTCCTCGATCGCCTCGGAGCTGGCGGCATGGGCGTCGTCTATGCCGCGTATGATCCGAGCATCGATCGGCGCATCGTGCTGAAGCTGCTCCTCACGAGCGCTGGCTCCGTCGGCTCCGTCGAGCGGCACATGCGGGAAGCCCAGGCCGCCGCGCGCACCCAGCACCCCAACGTCGTCGCCGTGCATGACGTGGGCACCTTCGAGGACCGGGTCTTCATCGCCATGGAGTTGGTGGATGGAGGCACGCTCCGCCAGCACCTGGCCGCCACTCGCCCGGACTGGCGTGAGGTTGTCCGCCTGTACCTCGAGGCCGGCCGAGGCCTGGCCGCCGCTCATGCCGCGGGCGTCATCCACCGCGACTTCAAGCCGGACAATGTCCTGGTGGACCGCGCGGGGCGCGTCCGCGTGACGGACTTCGGGCTGGCCCGCATGGCCGCTCCAGCGCTCCCGCCTCCGGCGCCCGCTGACGGTCCTTCATCCGAGCCCGCCCAGGCTCCGGCGGAGCAGGGGAAGGTGGCGCAGACGGCCGTGGCTGGGACACCGGGCTACATCGCTCCCGAGGTGTTCAAGGGCACACCGGCGGATGCTCGCTCGGACCAGTACAGCTTCTGCGTCTCGCTGTACGAGGGGCTCTTCGGGTCAAGGCCGTCTCAGGAAGGGGCCCGAGCTCCAGTGGGCCGCTCGTCCGTGCCCCGCGCGGTGCAGGCCATCGTCACCCGAGGACTCGCCGAGGCGCCCGAGGCCCGGCATGCCTCCATGGAGGCGCTCCTCGAAGCCCTGGATCGAGCCGCGTTTCCACGGGCTCGGCGCAGGGTGCTCGTGGCGGCCGGCGTCGGTCTGGTCGTGGTGGCCGCGGCGGTGGTCTCCCTCCGCAAGCCCGCTGCGTGCGCGGATGCCTCTCCGCGACTGGCCGACGTCTGGAGCGCCGCGCGCAAGGAAGCGCTCCTGCGGGCCTTCACCGCGACGGGCGCGCCCACCGCCGTCTCCCTGCACGCGGCGACGGGCCGGGTGCTCGATGCCTATGCCCAGGCCTGGGTGGGCGCCCACCGGGATGCCTGCGAGGCCACCCGCGTGCGCGGCGAGCAGTCGGAGGCCGCGCTGGATCTGCGGATGCGCTGCCTCGACCGTCGCCGCCGTGAGCTCGGCGCGCTCACGGACGTGCTCCTCTCGGCCGACAAGGCCGCGGTGCTCCGGGCTCCCGAAGCGGCGCAGGCCCTCAGCCCGCTCTCCGCGTGCGCGGACGTCGAGGCGCTCGCGCAGCCGGTGCCGCCTCCCGAGCGCCCCGAGCTGGCGCCTCGGGTGGAAGTGGCCTTCGGCAAGCTCGCGGACGCTCGGGCGCGCTTGAACGCCGCCCAGTGGAAGCAGGCCGCGGAGCGCGCCGCCGCCGTGGCCGCCGAGGCCGAGTCGCTGGGCTACAAGCCCCTGCTGGGCGAGGCGCTGCTCGTCGAGGGCATGGCCTACAAGGATCTCCGCGACGACAAGAACGCCACCTCCCGCCTGCGCCGCGCGGCGCTGGCCTCGCTGGCGGGCCGCGACGACAAGCACGCCATCGAGGCGCTGGTGCACCAGATCCACGTCGAGGGCGAGATTGCCCAGCGCCCGGAGCAGGTGGAGGCCCTGACGGAGCAGGTGAACGCGCTCCTGGAGCGCACGGGCGGCGACACCCTCCTGGAGTCGCTGCTGCTGCGCTACCGGGGCACCGCGCTGTCCCGGCAGGGGCGCTATGCCGAAGGGCTGCCGCTCCTGCAGAAGGCGCTCTCGCTGCAGGAGCAGCTGTACGGCAAGGACGGCGTCGAGCTCCACGGCGTGCTCAACACCCTGGGGGATACCCTCAAGGGGTTGGAACGCCTGGACGAGGCGCTCGCGCTCCAGCGCCGGGCGCAGGCCCTCCTCGAGGCTGCCTATGGCCCCGAGCACCCGCGCGTGGCGCTCGTGCTCAACAACCAGGGCACGACGCTGGTCGCGCTCAAGCGCTACGACGAGGCGCTCGCCTCCCAGGAGAAGGCCCTCGCGCTGCTCGAGCGGGCGCACGGCCCTGGCGAGCCGGTGGGCTACGTCGTCCCCATGCTCAGCAACATCGGCGCCAATCACTACAGCCTCGAGCACTACGAGGAGGCGGAGCGCTTCCTCGGGCGGGCGCTGGAGCTGGCGCGCAAGAACCTGCCCCCGGGACACCCCACGCGGGTGGTGCTGAGCAGCAACGTGGCCCAGCTGCTCCTCGATCGGGGGCGCCCAGAGGAGGCCATGGCGCTGCTGCGCGAGAGCGAGGCCGAGCAGCAGGCCGCGTCGGCGGAGGGCCGGCGCAGCATGTGGTTCGCCAGGACGTTCGCCGCTCAGGGAGAGGTGCTGCTGCGCACCGGGCAGTTCGAGCGCGCCGTCGAGGCGGCACGCAAGTCACTGGAGCTGCTCCGCGAGCTGGGCGCCGAGTCCGGAAGGGCGGGGACGCTCCCGATCCTGGCCCAGGCGCTCCTGGGCACCGGTCGTCTCCCGGAGGCACAGCGCGCCGCTCAGGAGGCGATCGACCTCCATTCACGCCTCTCAGGTCCTGGAGGGAAGGCGTCGCCCGAGTCACTGCAGGTGCTCGGAGAGGTGCTGCTGGCGCGTGGAGATGCCGGGGGAGCGCGCAAGCACCTCGAGGAGGCCCTCGCGAGCTGGGAGAAGTCCGAGGCCACGCCGCTCACCATGGCCGCCGCCCGCTTCAGCCTGGCCAGGGCCCTGCGCCAGGCCCGGACCGAGCCCGAGCGGGCCCGGTCGCTGGCCACCGCGGCGCGAGAGGCCCTGGCCCCCACGCCCGAGCCCCGACGCGCCCCGCTCGCCGATATCGACGCGTTCCTGCGCGCCCGGGACTAG
- a CDS encoding ABC-F family ATP-binding cassette domain-containing protein translates to MFNVINVSKAYGPKKLFEEVNVSFAPGRRYGLTGPNGAGKSTFMKILAGDEEADMGTLSRPKRLGILRQDHFRYEDTRVLDVVLMGNKALWEAMHEKNTLLAKADITEEDGNRLGELEGVIAEEDGYVAESDAATLLVGLGIEEKFHEGPMRQLTGGLKLRVLLAQALFGKPEGLLLDEPTNNLDIESIRWLENFLKEYQGVLITISHDRHFLNEICTHIADIDYETIIQYTGGYDDMVHQKAQVRSRVESEVSEKKKKIAQLQDFVARFHAGTRASQVQSRIKQIEKLRTDDLKRSNIARPFIRFDQKAPSGKQTLMIEGIHKSFDGVPVIKPFKSLVVKGEKICVIGRNGVGKSTLVKMIAGQLEPDGGSIQWGHQASMGYLPQDHHGTIRKDSTAFEWLRDINVKLTNEEISGVLGRMLFSGEERMKPTNTLSGGETVRLLLCKLMLTQDNVLVLDEPTNHLDLESISALAEGLKKFEGTVIVVTHDQELISEVATRIWSLKGDGSEVVDYNGPFSEFLEKHASDTTMRRR, encoded by the coding sequence ATGTTCAACGTCATCAACGTCTCCAAGGCCTACGGACCCAAGAAGCTCTTCGAGGAGGTGAACGTCTCGTTCGCCCCGGGTCGCCGCTACGGTCTCACCGGCCCCAACGGGGCGGGCAAGTCCACCTTCATGAAGATCCTCGCGGGGGACGAGGAGGCGGACATGGGCACGCTGTCCCGGCCGAAGCGGCTGGGCATCCTCCGCCAGGACCACTTCCGCTACGAGGACACGCGGGTGCTGGACGTGGTGCTCATGGGGAACAAGGCCCTGTGGGAGGCCATGCACGAGAAGAACACGCTGCTGGCCAAGGCGGACATCACCGAGGAGGACGGCAACCGGCTGGGCGAGCTGGAGGGCGTCATCGCCGAGGAGGACGGCTACGTCGCGGAGAGCGACGCGGCGACGCTGCTGGTGGGCCTGGGCATCGAGGAGAAGTTCCACGAGGGCCCGATGCGGCAGCTCACCGGCGGCCTGAAGCTGCGAGTGCTGCTGGCGCAGGCGCTGTTCGGCAAGCCCGAGGGCCTGCTGCTGGACGAGCCCACCAACAACCTGGACATCGAGTCCATCCGCTGGCTGGAGAACTTCCTGAAGGAGTACCAGGGCGTGCTGATCACCATCAGCCACGACCGGCACTTCCTGAACGAGATCTGCACGCACATCGCGGACATCGACTACGAGACGATCATCCAGTACACGGGCGGCTATGACGACATGGTGCACCAGAAGGCCCAGGTGCGCAGCCGCGTCGAGTCGGAAGTCAGCGAGAAGAAGAAGAAGATCGCCCAGCTGCAGGACTTCGTGGCGCGGTTCCACGCCGGTACGCGCGCCTCGCAGGTGCAGAGCCGCATCAAGCAGATCGAGAAGCTGCGCACGGACGACCTGAAGCGCTCGAACATCGCGCGGCCGTTCATCCGCTTCGATCAGAAGGCGCCCAGCGGCAAGCAGACGCTGATGATCGAGGGCATCCACAAGTCGTTCGACGGGGTGCCCGTCATCAAGCCGTTCAAGTCGCTGGTGGTGAAGGGCGAGAAGATCTGCGTCATCGGCCGTAACGGCGTGGGTAAGTCCACGCTGGTGAAGATGATCGCGGGGCAGCTTGAGCCGGACGGCGGGAGCATCCAGTGGGGCCACCAGGCGAGCATGGGCTACCTGCCGCAGGACCACCACGGGACGATCCGCAAGGACAGCACGGCGTTCGAGTGGCTGCGCGACATCAACGTGAAGCTCACCAACGAGGAGATCTCCGGCGTGCTGGGGCGGATGCTCTTCTCGGGCGAGGAGCGGATGAAGCCGACCAACACCCTGTCGGGTGGTGAGACGGTGCGGCTGCTCTTGTGCAAGCTGATGCTGACGCAGGACAACGTGCTGGTGCTCGACGAGCCCACCAACCACCTGGACCTGGAGTCCATCAGCGCGCTGGCCGAGGGCCTCAAGAAGTTCGAGGGCACGGTCATCGTGGTGACGCACGACCAGGAGCTGATCTCCGAGGTGGCCACGCGCATCTGGTCGCTGAAGGGGGATGGTAGCGAGGTGGTCGACTACAACGGGCCCTTCAGCGAGTTCCTCGAGAAGCACGCGTCCGACACGACGATGCGCCGGCGCTAG
- a CDS encoding phosphatase domain-containing protein, whose translation MRNTVVAPSSGPGSSVAVGASAPSSFEAATSSPVDAKLSQLRGWMNGHTDRGEEKQILEMLRAAPAGELNQMLCRLSRNELHALMGDMDNHLLGPQNHDAFVSLLSKERLGELSIDSRARVIDALQRHATGSKDEAAVRDIFLGTQGAALTALKNAVDAGGDYHDLQQLVFHDIDNAGIRSQLLEHFRSQAQPTGQVKVLSDIDDTFYANLKDDRYPGKTVYPGVKAFYSELDKGAGPTADREGDLTFISARPYDRAGFAEGLTRAMLDENGLRDATVLSGDFLHLIGNSNIADKKFDNWQEYRQLFPEYKSVFIGDSGQGDAIFGAKAVATAPSDMKAVFIHNVTNMSADERKAMADKGVFIFDTYVGAATEAFRRGLITREGLERVAAATSRELDAVPFESFEQHAARRTELERDLAEMRAVLGKSA comes from the coding sequence GTGCGCAACACGGTGGTCGCGCCCTCGTCCGGTCCGGGCTCGAGTGTCGCGGTCGGTGCCTCCGCCCCGAGCAGCTTCGAGGCCGCCACGTCCTCACCGGTGGATGCGAAGCTCTCCCAGCTGCGCGGGTGGATGAACGGCCACACCGACCGGGGTGAGGAGAAGCAGATCCTGGAGATGCTCCGCGCGGCGCCCGCCGGAGAGCTCAACCAGATGTTGTGCCGCCTGTCCCGCAATGAGCTGCATGCGCTCATGGGGGACATGGACAACCACCTGCTCGGGCCCCAGAACCACGATGCCTTCGTCTCGCTCCTGTCCAAGGAGCGCCTGGGCGAGCTGAGCATCGACAGCCGGGCCAGGGTCATCGACGCCCTGCAGCGCCATGCCACCGGCTCCAAGGACGAGGCGGCGGTGCGCGACATCTTCCTGGGCACCCAGGGCGCCGCGCTGACCGCGCTCAAGAATGCCGTCGACGCGGGCGGCGACTACCACGATCTGCAGCAGCTGGTGTTCCACGACATCGACAATGCGGGCATTCGCTCGCAGCTGCTCGAGCACTTCCGCAGCCAGGCCCAGCCCACCGGCCAGGTGAAGGTGCTGAGCGACATCGACGACACCTTCTACGCCAACCTCAAGGATGACCGGTACCCGGGCAAGACGGTGTACCCCGGCGTGAAGGCGTTCTACTCGGAGCTCGACAAGGGAGCGGGGCCCACGGCTGATCGCGAGGGCGATCTCACCTTCATCTCCGCGCGGCCCTACGATCGCGCTGGCTTCGCGGAAGGCCTCACCCGCGCGATGCTGGACGAGAACGGCCTGCGCGACGCGACGGTGCTCTCGGGGGACTTCCTGCACCTCATCGGGAACTCGAACATCGCCGACAAGAAGTTCGACAACTGGCAGGAGTACCGACAGCTCTTCCCCGAGTACAAGAGCGTCTTCATCGGCGACAGCGGTCAGGGTGACGCCATCTTCGGAGCGAAGGCGGTGGCCACGGCGCCCTCGGACATGAAGGCCGTCTTCATCCACAACGTCACGAACATGAGCGCCGACGAGCGCAAGGCGATGGCCGACAAGGGCGTCTTCATCTTCGACACGTACGTGGGCGCGGCCACCGAGGCCTTCCGGCGAGGGCTCATCACCCGCGAGGGCCTGGAGCGCGTGGCCGCTGCTACGTCCCGGGAGCTCGACGCGGTGCCCTTCGAGTCGTTCGAGCAGCACGCGGCGCGCAGGACCGAGCTGGAGCGAGATCTGGCCGAGATGCGCGCGGTGCTGGGCAAGTCCGCCTGA
- a CDS encoding transcriptional regulator, protein MPTSPSELVQAFVAGAGRSCPTGKEELLGQLLSEAVARSQQAWSEVRIPPEDFARHLGKCLPAGAQLEPGLRAMHCEDLYLALAGLEGDRSALEAIDRTALAPAERAVRRVDAADAFVDEVMQLTRLRLLVGEDRKGPRLSEYAGKGPLRRWAEAVAVGVAVSLKRRPEHTTPLDDAMLESGLGASDPELAMMQQRYRPSFRAAFAEALASLSVRDRNLLRLSLAQGLGVEALGSLHHVHASTISRWLAKARAELLEGTRAGLARRLALNTAQLDSLLRVLDGHLEVSLSSLFKEN, encoded by the coding sequence ATGCCTACCTCACCCTCGGAGCTCGTGCAGGCCTTCGTCGCGGGTGCCGGCCGCTCGTGCCCCACGGGCAAGGAGGAGCTCCTCGGACAGCTCCTCTCCGAGGCCGTGGCCCGCAGCCAGCAAGCCTGGTCCGAGGTCCGTATTCCCCCCGAGGACTTCGCGCGCCACCTCGGGAAGTGTCTCCCTGCGGGCGCCCAGCTCGAGCCCGGCCTGCGCGCCATGCACTGCGAGGATCTCTATCTGGCGCTGGCGGGGCTGGAGGGTGACCGCTCCGCGCTCGAGGCCATCGATCGCACCGCGCTCGCTCCCGCCGAGCGTGCCGTGCGGCGCGTGGATGCGGCGGATGCCTTCGTCGATGAGGTGATGCAGCTCACCCGCCTGCGGCTCCTCGTGGGCGAGGATCGCAAGGGGCCTCGGCTGAGTGAGTATGCCGGCAAGGGCCCGCTGCGGCGGTGGGCGGAGGCTGTCGCGGTTGGCGTCGCCGTGTCGCTCAAGCGCCGCCCGGAGCACACCACGCCCCTGGATGACGCGATGCTCGAGTCGGGCCTCGGAGCCTCCGATCCGGAGCTCGCGATGATGCAGCAGCGCTACCGGCCCTCCTTCCGCGCCGCCTTCGCCGAGGCGCTCGCCTCCCTCTCGGTGCGCGATCGCAACCTCCTGCGCCTCAGCCTCGCCCAGGGGCTGGGTGTCGAGGCCCTGGGCTCGCTCCACCATGTGCACGCCTCCACCATCTCGCGCTGGCTCGCCAAGGCTCGCGCGGAGCTGCTCGAGGGAACTCGCGCGGGCCTGGCCCGGCGGCTGGCGCTGAACACCGCCCAGCTCGACAGCCTCCTGCGTGTCCTCGATGGGCACCTCGAGGTGAGCCTCTCCTCCTTGTTCAAGGAAAACTGA